GGTTTGGGCTAGGGAGCCTGACCAAACAGTCAGAGCTTCTAAAGCAGATCAACCCGGACGGCTGGGGCCTGGGATGGGTGGGAAGCGCGGGAAGCGGGGTCGAGAAGAGGGCATTGCCGGTGAAAGGCAGCCCGGGGGTGGAGGAGCATTGGCTCGAAGGGGAGGGAACGCGGTTCATCGGCCATATTCGCCGGGGGACGCGAGGCGGGCGCAGCCAGCGGAATTGCCACCCTTTCCTCTACGGGGGTTGGATTTTTGCCCACAGCGGGCATCTCTTTCCAAAGCTTGAGGCCGCTGTCAGGAAGAGGCTGGGTCACGTTGAGCTCGGGAGCGAGACGGACAGTGAGGCGCTGTTCCGCTGGCTCCTCAAGAGTTTCGAGCCAGCACAACCGGCCGAACAATGGCTTCGCCGGGCGTTGAAGCCGCTGGTTGACGACGGCGAATTTTCAAGCCTCAATTTCATCCTGGCTA
This genomic stretch from Candidatus Acidiferrales bacterium harbors:
- a CDS encoding class II glutamine amidotransferase, which gives rise to MSRLFGIVAAKNIRVRFGLGSLTKQSELLKQINPDGWGLGWVGSAGSGVEKRALPVKGSPGVEEHWLEGEGTRFIGHIRRGTRGGRSQRNCHPFLYGGWIFAHSGHLFPKLEAAVRKRLGHVELGSETDSEALFRWLLKSFEPAQPAEQWLRRALKPLVDDGEFSSLNFILASDTAFYAFRLCTRSAAFYSLYHRDWTKGTPLAGDSQETYTRLESKGLAESEAILVCSERLLEGEWAALEQGELLTVTGDLEVQTFKLF